Part of the Gloeomargarita sp. SKYB120 genome is shown below.
ACAGCACCATCACCTGCAAAACGGTGTCAGTCCCCCAAGGCACCGACCAGCGGGGCCCGTCCTGACGTCCCAAGAGCGATTGTCGCCCGCGCCAGAGCCACTGCACCCCCAACCCTACAAGCAAAAGCGTTCCCCCAATGCCGGCTAATAAGGGCATGCCCACCACCACCAGCAAACGGGTAATCGCCTCTTGGGCGCGTTGTTGGGTTTCCTGCGCTAGCGCTGTGAGTTCGGCTTGGCGTTGCTGCAATTCGTAGAGCCGCCGGAGCGCCACCTGCGCATACCAGCCTGAGAGGTGGTCTGCAAGCAGCCGTTCCGCATCCGGGAGAAGGCGCGGCGGTTCCTCCCACAGTCCCGACAAAACCTGGGCGGTTTGCTGGAGTTCTGCCGGCGCTGATGACTCGTCCTGCACCGCCCGCCAGGTTTGTCGCGCTGGCTCGACCTTGCTCTGAACCGCTTGGATTAAGCCTAGCCGTAACCAGATGGGCGCCAGGTTCCCGTCGCGAGACACTGACTGCTCCTGAAAACGGCGATAGGTCTGTTCGGCTTGGCTGAGCGTGGCTTCCGTCACCCAATCCGGCGTATCTGGCCAGGCCGTCGCTTGCAATTGCAAATCCACTGCTCGCAGTTGCAGAAGATTCTGGGGCTGGGGCTGTTGCCAACTGCTGACGACCGCTAGCACCAGAACCGCCAACACCGTCACCGTCAACACCGGCAACCCTACCCGCCGCCACAGGGTCATGCTGCTCATCATGACAACACTTGCCGAATTGCCTGCGCCACCTGCACCTGTTCCTGCGCCGTCAGTTCGGGAAACAAAGGCAAGGACAGGACCTGCTGGCTCACAGCCACTGCCTGGGGAATCTGGGCTGGATCGTACTGCAAAAACTGGTACACCGGCTGCAACGGCAACGGCACCGGGTAATACACCGCTGTGCCAATGCCCATCTGTTGTAACTGCGCCCGCAACTCGTCGCGCGTGAGGTCGTCCCGTGCCAACCGCACCGTGTACTGGTTCCAACTGTGGCCAGGGCCATCGGAGGGCAGCACGAACCCAGGAATATCGGCTAAGAGTTCGTGATACCGCTGGGCCAACCGCCGCCGCTGGGCCAACCATTGGTCCAGGTAACCCAATTTCACCTGCAATATCGCTGCCTGCACCGCATCCAACCGGCTATTAACCCCCACCGTCACAGAGCAATAGCGTTCCCGCTGGCCGTGGTTTTTCAACTCGCGCAACCGCTGCGCCAATTCCGGGTCATGGGTGGTAATGGCACCCCCATCCCCAAACGCCCCCAGATTTTTGGTGGGATAAAAGCTGAAACATCCCACGGTTCCCCAGCTTCCCACGGGTTGACCTTGCCAGTGGCTCCCCGTCGCCTGGGCGCAATCTTCGACGACCGCCACCCCATGCGCGTGGGCCAGCGCCAGCAATCGCCCCATATCCACTGGCCGACCGAACAGATGCACCGGTACAACGGCTTTGGTGCGGGGAGTCAACCGCTGGGCGACATGGTTCAGGTCTAAGTTAAAGGTCTCCGGCTCAATGTCCACAAAGACGGGGGTGGCGCCTGTGAGACTGATGGCTTCGGCAGTGGCGATAAAGGAAAACGCCGATGTGATTACTTCATCCCCTGGACCAATGTCCAACGCCCGCAGTGCCAAGTACAGGGCATCCGTGCCAGAGTTGCAACTGACGCAGTAGGGAACGCCGATGTAGTTGGCAAACGCCTGCTCAAACGCCGCCACCCATTCCCCGCCGATGTAAACACCACCCGCCAGCACCTTTTGCACCAGGGGCGCAAGCAGCGGCTCCAACTGCCGGTACTGACGGGTCAGGTCGAATTGGGGAATAGCGGTCGCTACAGGCATTCAGGAACCACCGCCGCAGAGACGGCTTCCACAATCGCGCGCACCGCTGCCGTCATTTCCCATTCGTCGCTCAAGCGATTGACGGCCCGACCAATGCCCACACCCGCTGCACCCGCCGCTAGGGCCAAGGGAGCTGTGACCGCTGACAACCCCGACGCACAGACCACCGGCACGTTCACCGCTCGGGACAGGGTATAGGCCGCCGCCAAGGCTGGCACTGCTTTTTCCAGCAAACCCAGAATCCCCGGTTGCTGGGGTTGCACTGCCACGCTCCCTTCTGTTTGCAGGACATCCGCTCCCAGGCGTACCAGTTCTTGGGCGACATCCGCCTGCACATCCAAGGGCAAAGTGTGGGGAACGGTGACCGTCAGGGGCACGTCGGGTAGCAGTTTTCGCGCCTGCGCCGTCAACGCCTGCACCCGTTCCACGTCAAACACTTCCCCTTGGGCGTAGAAGGGGTCAAAATTGCCAATTTCCACCATATCGGCACCCGCCGCCACGCAGGCCGGTAACACGCTGGGGTCAATGGTGGACACGCACACCGGCAAATCCGTCAGGGACTTGGCCAGGGCCACCAGCAGGGGGTCTGCCGCAATATCCACGTAGGTAGCTCCCCCGCGCGTCGCCGCTCGCACCACCCGCCCTACGACTTCCGCATCCTTTTGCGTGATACCGCTGATGATTTTGACCGCCCGTTTCTGGGCAAAGACTGACCGCCACCAGGAAGACAGTGCCATAACGCCCCATGTGAACAACCATCGAGCCTATTCTACTTGTTAGACTGGTCACTATGGCGCGATCCCCAGCCGTACTACGAACGCTTTTTCGCTATATCCGTCCCTACTGGCGGCAAGAAGTCATTGGCATTACGGCGCTGGTGCTGGTGAATGTGTTGGGGGTTGTGATCCCGCTGGTGTTGCGCCGCGCCATCAATCAACTGGAGACCCAACCTGCGTGGAGCACCCTGGCGTTCCATGCCTTTGCCATTGCGGGGTTGGCATCCCTGATGTGGGCGATTCGCATGGTATCGCGGTTATATCTTTTTGGGGTGGGCCGCCAGGTGGAATTTGACTTGAAGCAAAAACTGTTTGAGCATTTTTTGCGCCTGGACCCCCAGTACTTTCAGGACAATCCCCCTGGCGAACTGATTAGCCGCGCCACCAGTGATGTGGACAATATCCGTCGGTTGGTGGGCTTTTCGGTGCTGAGCCTGGTGAACACGGTGCTGGCCTACGGGCTGACCTTGCCGGTGATGCTGAGCATTAGCGTCCCCTTGACCCTGGCGGCCCTGGCAGCTTACCCCTTGCTGTTGCTCATGGTGTCCCTGTTTGGGGAAACGCTGCGGCAACAACAGGCTCAAGTACAAGAGCGTCTAGCCGACCTGAGCGAACTCATCCAAGAAGACCTGAGCGGCATGGCCCTGATTAAGACCTACGCCCAGGAAGACGCCGAGCGCCAGGGATTTGCCCAGTTGAACCAGGGACTCCTGCGCGACAATTTGGCCCTGGCCCGCACCCGCAGTTTTTTGTTCCCTTTGTTTGGGGGCATCGCCAGCGTGAGTTTGCTGCTGCTGTTGTGGCTGGGGAGTCAAGCGTTAGAGAGCGGCCAGTTGCGCTTGGGGGGACTGATGGCGTTGCTGGTGTATGGCGAGCGCTTGATTTTCCCGACCGCCCTGTTGGGGTTTACAATGACGGCCCTGCAGCGGGGTCA
Proteins encoded:
- a CDS encoding DUF561 domain-containing protein, with the protein product MALSSWWRSVFAQKRAVKIISGITQKDAEVVGRVVRAATRGGATYVDIAADPLLVALAKSLTDLPVCVSTIDPSVLPACVAAGADMVEIGNFDPFYAQGEVFDVERVQALTAQARKLLPDVPLTVTVPHTLPLDVQADVAQELVRLGADVLQTEGSVAVQPQQPGILGLLEKAVPALAAAYTLSRAVNVPVVCASGLSAVTAPLALAAGAAGVGIGRAVNRLSDEWEMTAAVRAIVEAVSAAVVPECL
- a CDS encoding ABC transporter ATP-binding protein/permease — its product is MARSPAVLRTLFRYIRPYWRQEVIGITALVLVNVLGVVIPLVLRRAINQLETQPAWSTLAFHAFAIAGLASLMWAIRMVSRLYLFGVGRQVEFDLKQKLFEHFLRLDPQYFQDNPPGELISRATSDVDNIRRLVGFSVLSLVNTVLAYGLTLPVMLSISVPLTLAALAAYPLLLLMVSLFGETLRQQQAQVQERLADLSELIQEDLSGMALIKTYAQEDAERQGFAQLNQGLLRDNLALARTRSFLFPLFGGIASVSLLLLLWLGSQALESGQLRLGGLMALLVYGERLIFPTALLGFTMTALQRGQVSIARVESLLQEEPQIQDPPDPLPLPPVRGDIRVHHLTYTYPGQGEPALQDVSFSVQPGETVVIVGPVGAGKSTLLQALCRLLPITPGQIFIDGYDITQVRLADLRRAIAYVPQESFLFSATIADNIRYGQPDADMGQVEGAAVQAHIHQEILSFPQQYETLVGERGITLSGGQRQRTALARGLLVQAPILLLDDVLASVDAQTARLILQELRTLPQTILCVTHQLNVATIADRVLVLYQGRLVQQGTHAELVAQPGLYRQLWETYQLEQQFR
- a CDS encoding CPBP family glutamic-type intramembrane protease, with protein sequence MMSSMTLWRRVGLPVLTVTVLAVLVLAVVSSWQQPQPQNLLQLRAVDLQLQATAWPDTPDWVTEATLSQAEQTYRRFQEQSVSRDGNLAPIWLRLGLIQAVQSKVEPARQTWRAVQDESSAPAELQQTAQVLSGLWEEPPRLLPDAERLLADHLSGWYAQVALRRLYELQQRQAELTALAQETQQRAQEAITRLLVVVGMPLLAGIGGTLLLVGLGVQWLWRGRQSLLGRQDGPRWSVPWGTDTVLQVMVLWFVTFFGLGQVVLPLVVRALGLLPQVRTPWGQGLYIFTSYGLVSLVGVAIVWLHVRRYRPLDRCWFDWRLRRRTLVWALGGYLVAQPLVFVATVTNQKLLGGRGGGNPLIPILATTQDPWLLALFALVIVGLAPFFEEVVFRGFLLPSLTRQLPVAGAICVSGGIFALAHLSVGEFLPLAVLGILLGFVYTREGGLWTPILLHALWNGGSFVSLLILGHGG
- a CDS encoding DegT/DnrJ/EryC1/StrS family aminotransferase, yielding MPVATAIPQFDLTRQYRQLEPLLAPLVQKVLAGGVYIGGEWVAAFEQAFANYIGVPYCVSCNSGTDALYLALRALDIGPGDEVITSAFSFIATAEAISLTGATPVFVDIEPETFNLDLNHVAQRLTPRTKAVVPVHLFGRPVDMGRLLALAHAHGVAVVEDCAQATGSHWQGQPVGSWGTVGCFSFYPTKNLGAFGDGGAITTHDPELAQRLRELKNHGQRERYCSVTVGVNSRLDAVQAAILQVKLGYLDQWLAQRRRLAQRYHELLADIPGFVLPSDGPGHSWNQYTVRLARDDLTRDELRAQLQQMGIGTAVYYPVPLPLQPVYQFLQYDPAQIPQAVAVSQQVLSLPLFPELTAQEQVQVAQAIRQVLS